A single region of the Syngnathus acus chromosome 6, fSynAcu1.2, whole genome shotgun sequence genome encodes:
- the dusp8a gene encoding dual specificity protein phosphatase 8a isoform X2 — protein sequence MPLDVVISPTENRFWPDLHDTDMRLKIRVRRMKEGRELRGGFAAFSSCFPGLCEGKPATALPMSLSQPCLPVANVGPTRILPHLYLGSQKDVLNKDLMAQNGITYVLNASNTCPKPDFISESHFMRIPVNDNYCEKLLPWLDKTNEFIDKAKVSNCRVIVHCLAGISRSATIAIAYIMKTMGLSSDDAYRFVKDRRPSISPNFNFLGQLLEFEKGLRLLQALTSSSDDKIIEGHSKQNSELNVVNTGFVMNGHHSNYDSSAVELQNPPEPKVPSPASLQQGFNGLHLSAERIMDTNRLKRSFSLDIKSVYSPNSPHPAAVAPTHSEDVPKLCKLDSPETGTSNGVCSQSPILDSPCSSDSPFPSPGSTGSIGSLGHGGSEGVHRPSSSASRPRRKAKHSSGTSPIHFQQLPPQSLSLSLDHKDENLKGSLLLALPSLPSMGSGSMWTKHRDTVQATTPVTPVTPTTDAPWHFGVEEGGEMELGSGSGTESSVRFGSSSAYVAFGCSENVRLRDKPSKEKPPMQQREKQAERANNSSSATEKQFKRRSCQMEFEEGISETRSREELGKIGKQSSFSGSLEIIEVS from the exons GAGGCTTTGCTGCTTTCTCGTCCTGCTTCCCCGGCCTGTGTGAAGGCAAGCCAGCCACTGCTCTTCCTATGAGCTTGTCCCAGCCCTGCTTGCCTGTGGCTAATGTCGGGCCCACTCGCATCCTGCCGCACCTTTACCTGGGTTCCCAGAAAGATGTTCTCAATAAG GATCTGATGGCTCAGAATGGTATAACATATGTACTAAATGCCAGCAACACCTGCCCCAAGCCAGACTTCATCAGCGAGAGCCACTTCATGCGCATCCCAGTCAATGACAACTACTGTGAGAAACTGCTTCCTTGGCtggacaaaacaaatgaattcattg ACAAAGCCAAGGTGTCAAACTGCAGAGTCATTGTGCATTGCTTGGCTGGAATCTCACGTTCAGCGACCATCGCCATCGCTTACATCATGAAGACAATGGGCCTGTCATCAGATGATGCCTACAG GTTTGTAAAGGACCGAAGACCCTCTATATCCCCCAACTTTAACTTCCTGGGCCAGCTGCTGGAGTTTGAGAAAGGCCTACGACTGCTCCAAGCGTTGACGTCAAGCTCTGATGACAAAATCATCGAAGGCcactcaaagcaaaattcGGAGCTTAACGTTGTCAACACGGGTTTCGTGATGAACGGTCACCATAGCAATTATGACTCATCTGCGGTAGAGCTACAAAATCCTCCCGAGCCCAAGGTACCATCACCTGCTTCCCTCCAGCAAGGCTTCAACGGATTGCACCTCTCTGCGGAGAGGATCATGGACACAAATCGTCTGAAACGCTCCTTCTCCCTGGACATTAAATCTGTGTACTCACCTAACAGTCCACACCCTGCTGCCGTGGCGCCGACACACTCTGAAGACGTCCCCAAGCTGTGCAAACTGGACAGCCCCGAAACAGGCACCTCCAATGGTGTCTGCTCTCAGTCTCCCATCCTGGACAGTCCTTGCTCCTCCGACTCCCCGTTCCCCTCACCGGGCAGCACGGGAAGCATCGGAAGTTTGGGGCACGGAGGAAGCGAGGGCGTCCATCGGCCCAGTTCCTCGGCATCCAGACCCAGAAGGAAAGCCAAGCATAGCTCTGGCACCTCACCAATCCATTTCCAACAACTTCCTCCACAGTCGCTCAGCCTGTCCCTCGACCATAAGGATGAGAACTTAAAGGGTTCCCTGCTTCTCGCCCTGCCCTCTCTGCCGTCTATGGGATCTGGATCCATGTGGACCAAACACAGAGACACTGTCCAGGCCACCACCCCTGTTACGCCGGTGACCCCCACCACCGATGCTCCCTGGCACTTTGGGGTGGAGGAGGGCGGCGAGATGGAGCTCGGCAGCGGTAGCGGAACCGAGTCGTCCGTGAGGTTCGGGAGCAGCTCGGCGTACGTGGCGTTCGGTTGCAGCGAAAACGTGCGGTTACGAGACAAACCTTCAAAGGAGAAGCCCCCGATGCAGCAACGTGAAAAGCAAGCCGAGCGGGCGAACAACAGCAGCTCGGCCACGGAGAAGCAGTTTAAACGTCGCAGCTGTCAGATGGAATTTGAGGAGGGCATCTCAGAGACGCGGTCCCGGGAAGAACTGGGCAAGATTGGGAAACAGTCGAGTTTCTCCGGGAGCCTTGAGATCATTGAGGTCTCCTGA